TGGGGATCCAGCCCGGTTGTTGGCTCGTCCAGAAAGACCACCAGAGGATCATGAATCAAAGCAATGCCGATGGCCAGGCGCTGTTTTTGTCCCCCTGATAATGTTTTGACCAGGCTGTGGCGCTTTTCCTCCAGATTTAATTGCTTCAAATTAGTATCCACTGGTAACCGCTGTGGATAAAAACTGGCGTAGAGAGTGAGGATCTCCTCCACCTTCAGCAAATCAAACAAGGACGTGGATTGCAGTTGAACACCAATCAGAGACCGGACACGTCCCGGGTCCTTCTGAACTGAAATCCCTTTAATCAACACCTCTCCTTCGTCAGGTTCCCGCAATCCTTCCATCATTTCCAAGGTTGTTGTCTTGCCTGCACCGTTAGGTCCCAATAAGCCAAATATTTCCCCCTTTTTAACGTCAAAGCTGACTTTTTTAACTGCCTGCAGCTCACCGTAAGCTTTTGACAGGTTAAAGACACGGATCATATCTTCCATTGTTTACCATCCTATACCATCATAATAAAGGCTCTTGTCTTGCACAAGAGCCTGCCTGTTCTCAATTATACAGCGTTTTAGATAACCGTTCCACCTTTGTTGCTTTGGGCTACTTTTATCTCATGTAAATTCCATGCATTGATAAGCTACGTTTTTAAGCTTTTTTGCAAATCACTACTTATGCAAACGCTTTTCTTGTGTTAATTTATAATTCAAAGAAAAATTTTCAAAAGATATTTTTAAATAAATTGGTCCATAAGAGAAGCCATCTCCATTAAGAAAGCTGATTGAAAGGATGGAAAACAACATGAGTCAAACCGGCTGGATCGGACTTGATATCGGCACAACAGGCACTAAAGCGGTGCTGTTCTCCCAACAAGGTGAAGTCTTGGCTGAAAGTGAACGTACTTATCCATTGCATCACCCGTATCCAGGCTGGGCTGAACAGGATCCGGAGCAAATCGAACAAGCTGCCCGGGAGGTACTGAAGGGTATTGTCAGCCACTGTTCCGAGGAAGGCAGAAAGGTACAGGGCGTTGGC
This window of the Caldalkalibacillus uzonensis genome carries:
- a CDS encoding ABC transporter ATP-binding protein, which produces MEDMIRVFNLSKAYGELQAVKKVSFDVKKGEIFGLLGPNGAGKTTTLEMMEGLREPDEGEVLIKGISVQKDPGRVRSLIGVQLQSTSLFDLLKVEEILTLYASFYPQRLPVDTNLKQLNLEEKRHSLVKTLSGGQKQRLAIGIALIHDPLVVFLDEPTTGLDPQNRRSLWDIILALKAAGKTIILTTHYMEEAHVLCDRLAIMDRGQVKALGTPGALISSLEMESAVQFTCPRHQEDLSGLRGVTAVSTVNDQIILYTTRLQDTLTDLIRWADARGQTLINLETRQATLEDVFLHLTGRSLREE